From Cryptococcus neoformans var. grubii H99 chromosome 6, complete sequence:
TAACTCCAGAATGAATATACCGAGGAGCGTCATAATAGTATTATCAAATTGTTTGGATACCTCGGGGTATAATAGAACCGATTACGAAACGAGAATCGAGAAATGAAAATTAATACAGCCAAACGAATGACGCTGGTTGACCGCCGTCGACGACGAGTCGAGTGAATGACATGTTGTTGGTGTTTTGGTTAATTaaattatttatttatgGTGCTTGTGTGCGGACATGTCAGATCTCGCAACTTAGTGCCATGTTTACGTATTCAAGATGAACCACCATGATAATAACCGAGACGGGGGGGGGAGAAAAATGAACGAACATTTCGTTGTCGTCAACCTGTACAACTTCGCATATTTCGCTAGTTTGGGATAGCAATCGAGGCCCAAAGGTACTCAGATATGTAGGCCTGTAAGCGACGGCCGACTATCATCTACGACATGAAACACTAAATTCGATGGAGGACACGTCACAGTGTAGGCACTTGGCGCAGATGACTAGGTAGGTTTCGTAAGCATCTGAAACGGAGCTAGACGATGAGAACGAATATGGACCTTCACGGTTTTCAGAGGAAGACATAATCAGATGAGCTGTGCGTGAAGATGCGTAATGCAAGGCAAAGGCTAATGTTGGCTATCAAAACAGTCATCACCGTTTAGTAGTCTTGTCTGATTTGAAAGGGTTTCGACGGTCCAATCCTCATTCATCATTTTGTAACATATGGACGTAATAGCAGGCCGTACAGTCCTCAATAAAAAGGTACAGATTTTTAAGATATAGATAAGATGGGATAACAGGATCAGCGCAGGCCAATGGGATAATGCGAATTACTACCGGGCAGGTCCTCGATAAGTGTAAATGCATCAACTTGACGTGCACTTTTTTGAAATGGCTAGCTGACAGCTTCACCAGTACCAGAAGTGGCGGAACGTTAAAGAAGGGCATGTGCACGTCACGCCCCaatttccctctttccgtCTCCCATCTATGGGTTTTCGCCTCGAAAGTGAAATCTAACCAGAATGCCCGTCCCTACTGACGATGACAAGCGCCTCCCTGTCACCCTATTGAGTGGCTTTTTAGGTAGTGGAAAGACTACCCTTTTATCGTACATTCTCAAGTCCAAGGAGCATGGACTACGATGCGCAGTCGTAGTAAATGATATGGGATCTTTGAATGTAAgtctcttcgtcttcctaTCATGTCTCCTGGCCCGCTTCTCTATGGACAATAGCTCACTGTGTCACAGATCGATGCCGCATTGATCAACAATCACAAACTTACtcagaaagaagagaaggttgTGCAGATGCAAAATGGTACGCCCTTCCCACGAAATACGCCTGACCTTCGTTAACGTTCTTTCAGGCTGTATTTGCTGCACCCTTCGAGCGGATTTGTTGGAAGAAATCGCTACTTTAGCTGAAGCAGGCCAATATGAGTATGCcccatttccttcagtGGTTCCGACTCTTATTTACAGTAATGATGTAGCTATCTTATCATCGAAAGCTCCGGTATCTCTGAACCTATCCAAGTTGCCGAAACATTTACCACCGAGTTTGCGGAAACCATGGGGGAAGGTACCGTCGAGGAAATCATCGACTCCCTTCCCGAAGACGCCAGCACTACCCCTGAGTCCCGGCGTCGCTTGGCCGAGCTCATCCATGCTGGTGGTCTTTCAAAGGTGGCAAGGCTCGACTGTTGCGTCAGTATGGTAGATTGTACTACTTTCCTCGATGATTTTGATACAACAGACTTCCTTACAGATCGTCATGGAAAGGAAGTCGCAccggaagatgagagaaaCATTACCGATTTGTAAGCCCACTTTTTTGACTTTTTCGGTCATTCACTGACGTTAAGACAAGGTTGACCGACCAAATCGAGTTTGCCAATGTCATTTTACTAAATAAAACGGACATGGTATCCAAAGAGCATGTTGCCAAGGTGGAAGGTTTAGTGAAAACTCTCAACCCGTAAGTCCACTGTACCTTTGCGTTTGTCATGGACAACCACATATTCATGCGGAACTAGCACGGCCAAAATCATCTTGACATCTTATTCGAAAGTGGATCTCAAGGACATCCTCAACACTCGCCTGTTCGACTTTGGTAAAGCTGCCATGGGTGCTGGATGGCTACAATCCCTTCGCGAAAATACATTAACGGAGTTCACCGATGCTCGAGGTAACAAGAAAATGGTACCCAAACCCGAGACTTTGGAGTAAGTTCGCCCTACCGTCTAGTCAACCTTCTTAACCGTCTTGAAAAAACCTTCATATAGATACGGTATCGGCTCTTTCGTGTACACCGCCCGTCgccccttccatcctcgccGCCTTTGGGACCTCGTATCTAAACCCTTCTGCATTCTCCAAACGACACTcgaagacgatgaggatCAAGACtccgacgaagaagatgaagacgacgagATGATCCAGGAATTgaccgaggaagaaggaaaacaAGCCATGTTCGAACAGAtgcagaaagaaaaagctGAGCTCGATTTGCCTGGTCGGGCGAAGTACAAGAGGGAATCTCCTATTTGGAAGGGGTTGCTAAGGAGTAAAGGATTTGTTTGGCTTGCTACAAGACCGCATGTGCATGGCGAGTGGTCTCAGGCAGGCGTAcgtttttcttctcttcctggcCTCATATTAAGCTGTTACTGTAAAAGATGCTGATATTTTCATCCGATAGATCATGTTCACTTTAAACGGCGGTGGTTCTTGGATGTGCCGTATCCCAGAAAGCGAATGGCCTGGCGGAGACGATCAAGAGGTCATCGATGCAATCAAACTTGACTTTATGGGACCGTGGGGCGATCGTAAGTTGCCGTGCTAACAAGCTTAAGACTTATAGTTAATTGTATTCTTCTATCGTCTCTATTAGGTCGTCAAGAACGTGTGTATTATCATGCCTTTTGAGTGATCAAGCTGATTAAGATTTTGCAGTGGTCTTTATCGGGCAAAACTTAGACCAAGAACTCATTACAAAAACACTTAACGACACTCTCCTCAATGACAAAGAATGGGCTCAATGGGAAAAGGTGCGCACATTTTTCGCCTTGACGTATCGGCTCTGTCAGATTGTTGACCATCACTTTAGATTATGAACTCTCGTCGCt
This genomic window contains:
- a CDS encoding cobalamin synthesis protein, whose product is MPVPTDDDKRLPVTLLSGFLGSGKTTLLSYILKSKEHGLRCAVVVNDMGSLNIDAALINNHKLTQKEEKVVQMQNGCICCTLRADLLEEIATLAEAGQYDYLIIESSGISEPIQVAETFTTEFAETMGEGTVEEIIDSLPEDASTTPESRRRLAELIHAGGLSKVARLDCCVSMVDCTTFLDDFDTTDFLTDRHGKEVAPEDERNITDLLTDQIEFANVILLNKTDMVSKEHVAKVEGLVKTLNPTAKIILTSYSKVDLKDILNTRLFDFGKAAMGAGWLQSLRENTLTEFTDARGNKKMVPKPETLEYGIGSFVYTARRPFHPRRLWDLVSKPFCILQTTLEDDEDQDSDEEDEDDEMIQELTEEEGKQAMFEQMQKEKAELDLPGRAKYKRESPIWKGLLRSKGFVWLATRPHVHGEWSQAGIMFTLNGGGSWMCRIPESEWPGGDDQEVIDAIKLDFMGPWGDRRQELVFIGQNLDQELITKTLNDTLLNDKEWAQWEKIMNSRRSEEKKLERLCNVFDDGWEAWMDPEASVEEEEANEGHRHAHAHDVPSVTKKAKLSA